From Chryseobacterium camelliae:
AAGAGATACGATTTTCTGGGACGGTAAGGTTAACTTGCCAACAACACCGGAAGTTTTCAGATCTTGTAAAGAACTGGTGTTGAATCAGCTTTCTGATGCAAAGAAAATTTATGTGGTGGATGCATTTTGCGGAACCAATGCAGATACCAGATTAAAAGTAAGATTCATCGTAGAGGTGGCGTGGCAGGCCCATTTCGTGACCAATATGTTCATCAGGCCTTCACATTATGAGCTGGAACACTTCGGAGAACCGGATTTTACGGTAATCAACGGTTCAAAAGTAACCAATCCGCACTGGGAAGCCCAGGAACTGAATTCTGAAAACTTTATCATGTTCAACCTGACTGAAAAAATTCAGATTATCGGGGGAACCTGGTATGGAGGAGAAATGAAAAAAGGAATGTTTGCCATTATGAACTATTATCTGCCATTGAAAGGAATGGCTTCCATGCACTGCTCTGCCAATGTAGGCGAGGATGGGGATGTAGCGCTTTTCTTTGGTCTTTCGGGCACAGGGAAAACGACGTTATCGGCAGATCCGAAAAGATATCTCATCGGTGATGATGAACATGGCTGGGACAATAACGGAGTTTTTAACTATGAAGGCGGATGTTATGCCAAGGTAATCGATTTATCAGCGGAAAAAGAACCGGATATCTTCAGGGCGATCAAAAGAGATGCATTGCTGGAAAATGTTGTCGTGAATAACGGCATTGCAGATTATAGCGATGGTTCAATTACGGAGAATACGAGGGTTTCATATCCTATTTATCATATCAACAAAATTGTGCTGCCCTCTAAGGCAGGACATGCCAAAAAGATTGTTTACCTTTCTGCCGATGCTTTCGGGGTATTGCCTCCGGTTTCCATTCTGGATGAGGATCAGGCACAATACCATTTCCTTTGCGGATATACTTCCAAGCTTGCCGGAACAGAAAGAGGAATTACTGCACCGGAACCTTCTTTCTCACCTGCTTTCGGGGAAGCTTTCCTTACACTGCATCCTACCATGTATTCCAAGACTTTAATTAGTAAGATGAAAGAGTACGGAGCAAAGGCTTATCTTGTAAATACCGGATGGAACGGAACCGGAAAGCGAATTTCACTGAAGGATACACGGGCCATCATCGATGCCATTATTGACGGATCAATTGAAGACGCTCCTAAGGCAAGGATCCCGATTATGAATCTTGAGATCCCGGTTCAGCTTCCGAATGTTTCAGAAGGGATTTTAGACCCGAGGCAAACCTATGCTGATGTTGCCGAATGGGAAGAAAAAGCGAAAGACCTTGCTTCAAAATACATTAAGAACTTTGAGCAGTACTGCAATACAGAAGAAGGAAAAAAACTGGTGTCATCAGGCCCTCAGTTAGAGAAACAAACCACAAATTAAAACAAAATCCTCATCAGAAACGATGAGGATTTTTTATATAAATAATTCTGAAGGTTTAGCTAATGATGGTTTCAAAAGGTTTGGAATATATATAAAACCTCATCACACAATTTGTATACAATTACTCTTAAAAATCCGTGAAAGATAATCAAACGCCTGTCAGGCTCAATAGGGCTAACCGATATCCTTCCATCCCGAATCCGGATAACACGGCATCGGTATTCGCAGCCGTCACCGATTTCTGGCGGAACGCTTCTCTCTTATAGATATTGCTGATGTGAACTTCTATTTTAGGCTTGCTGATATTCTTTAAGCAATCCGCAATCGCATACGAATAATGAGTATAAGCGCCGGGATTGATCACAAGCGCCTCAAATTCATGCTTCTGGAGATAATTGATTATTTCCCCTTCAATATTAGACTGATAATATTCCAATTCCAATCCAGGAAACTCTGATCTCAGTTGATCCAGGTAGTCTTCCATGGAAATGGTTCCGTAAATATCGGGTTCTCTTGTGCCCAGAAGATTGAGGTTGGGACCATTTATAATTAAAATTTTCATTGAAAACGATTTATTCAAAGATACTATATTTTAAAAATACGTTTAAAGAGTATTGCTCAAATGCTTTTGGAAATATTCCGACGGCGTGATCCCTTCAATCTGTTTGAAAACGCGATTGAAAGTAGATTGATTTGAAAATCCTGCCTCCGTATAAACATACATGAAGGTCGCTTTTTGAAAGTCCACTTCAGAGAGCAATTGCTTTACGTGATTGATCCTGTATGTATTGAGGTAATTGTTAAAGTTAGGATACCCCTGAGATCGGATGGCTCTTGAAATATAGGTGTTGTTAACGTCCAGTTCCACACTCAGTGCCGAAAGATTGAACTTGGTATCCTTGAACAGCATTTTTTCATTCATCGAATCTTCAATTCGTGAGAATAGTTTTTCCATATTTTCAATAGTGGTATCAGAATCTTCAGAAGGTTGCTGATGTGTTTTCTTATCATCAGCAATCGTGCTTCCAATATTTTCAAATCGAAAAAACATTTCAGCCTTTCTTATTTTGTCGTTATAATAGATGAGTAAACTAACGACTAAAATATTGGAAATGAAAACCATCGTATCAGTGAAAAGTACTTCCTTTTGGGTATGCTTCGGAAAATCAAAAGAAAAATTATTGGCTACAAAGTAGCTTACAGAGATCATCGATAATACATAAAGGGTATACATCCAGATTTCTTTTCTTGAGAAAAAGACATAAGCTCCCAGAGGGATCGGTAACAGCCAGCAGAAACTTGCAACAGAGTATTCCCAAAATGCCAGAATAATATAAAAATTGTACAGAGGAGTTATCATTAAGTAAAGATGGACGATAAAGGTAGTGCTGAACCGTCTTCGCATCAGAAGATAGGTATATCCCAAAAATAAGATTTCAGCAGACAGATACCAGGACATCACTTTATCCGGGATATAAAAAATAAAAATGCAGGTATAAATACTCATGACAGTAAGCATAAGAATTACATACCTGTCCATTAATTCCTCTTTGAGTTTTTCAATAGATTCCTCTTTCTTGTTCATCCAGTGTTTAATACTTTTTCAGGTAAGAAAGTCATTTTCCATAACTGACTTACATAACGGTTTTAAAATGAATAGTTTATTGATGTTAAGTTAGTTTCAGGATTCTGATTTAATCACCCCTTTTTTTTATTGATCAGCAAAAATAATTTTGCGAAATAATTTCTCATGAAAATATTCTGAATAACCTGGGGCCTTTTTAAGCTAAAAAATATTTTAGGTTCATCAGCCTGTTTTTCTGTTTCTGAGCTAAAAGTTAAGGAATTCAAGTTCAAAATAAGAAAAAATGAACTGATAATTAACCCTGATGCTTCGATCATTAATTTTTGACGTGACAAACGTAATAGGAAAAATTGAACGGCATGCATCCTAAATAATAAACATACAATTTATTATAAGAGAATCTGCTTTTAAAGATCTCTCGATTTTTAATTTTTAAACAAATCTTATGAAAAAAATTTTTTTATCGATCACATTAAGCTCTTTTGCATTTATTTATTCTCAGGTGGGAATCAATACATCCAATCCGCAGGGGATCTTCCATGTTGATGGGGCAAAGGATAATGCAGCAACAGGAATGTCTACATCCGTACAGCAGGCAAACGATTTTGTTGTTACTTCCAATGGCAGTGTAGGTATCGGTACAAACTTGCCGGATTCATCCGCAATATTAGATGTCAGTGTAGACGGTCTTGAAGGTGGAAATAAAAAGGGATTTCTTGGACCGAAAGCTGCCTTATCATCCCAGACAGACCAGGTAACCATTCCATCACCGGCCACGGGGCTATTGGTATACAACCAGGGAACTGGAGGGCTTACCTATAATGGATATGTTTTCTGGAACGGCTCCGAATGGAGAACGTTGAGTAATGCATCACTGGCTCCCGGAACTATTGGAGCCATTACCTGTAATGCAGTAAACCTTTCTCCAGCTACGTATACCGCTGGAGTATCTTATACAGGAACCTTAATTGTCCCCTATACCGGAGGAAACGGCGGTGTGTACGGAGCACAGTCTATAGGATCTGTTAACGGTCTCACGGCAACTCTGTTATCAGGAAATTTTAATTCCGGTTCAGGAACACTGAGCTATGAAGTATCCGGAACACCTACAGTAAGCAGCCCTGTTACAACTACATTTGCATTGAATATTGGAGGACAGAGCTGTAATGCAACGGTCGGAGCCGGGGATGGAATAGCTCTCGGAGAGCTCATTTATTATAAAACAAGCATCCCTGCTACTCCTGCCGGTATCTGGCTGAGTGCTTATGCGGCAGATTTGCCGGTATTAGGAGGCAAATTAAGGCTTGATGCTTATTTTAATGCCAATTCAAGTCAGGGGAATGGCGCTGTTACCATGTATCCGAGGATCGTAAACACGTCATCATCTCCTGTGAAACTGTGGTTCAGTGCTTTAAGTACAGTAGACCGATTTAATGCAGGTAATTATTTACTGGCTCCAAGTACAGCTACAGGGTCCGGAACTTCACTTGCCCCTTCCGCTTATGTAGAACTAGATAACGGGATTTATTATAATCTGGGATTCAATGATATCCTCGGAACATCTACACCAAGAACTACAGGCAGTGGGGCTGGAGCAAATCAGGAAGTGCTCACCGTGGATCTTTCACTGGATGACAAATGGTATAGAATATATTATTTCCCTATTGTAGATAATAAAAATACGGCTACCACAAATGATGATACCAGAGAAATATATCTTTCTATCCAGAGGTTATATTGATATACAGCAATGATGTGAAGTGATCGTATTAAGAGGCTGTTGAAAAGATCAGCCTCTTAATATTTTTATTTCAGTTACGAGAATACACTTCATACAGGAGATTCTCAATAGATATTAGGGAGTTTTAAACAACGCTCTTTTTGAAATATTCTGGAATTTTTGTAAATGGCAATATTAAATTAATACCGTATCTTTATATAGTATTTTATCCGTTATGAAACAAGATATTGAAAATAAGCTGATCGGTAAAAACACCAGGCCTACCAGCATGAGGATTCTGGTCTATGACTTCTTAAGTTCTCAGGAAGCCGCCATGTCCTTATCTGAAATTGAAAATCATTTTGACCATGCGGACAGGACAACCATTTACAGAACGTTAAAAACTTTTGAGGAAAAAGGTATTGTACACGGAATTCAGGAAAATGCAACTACCAAATACAAGCTCTGCCATGACGGTTGCAACGAGAATACCCATAAAGACTGGCATCTGCATTTTTACTGTAAAATCTGCCAGCAGACAACCTGCAAAGAAGATATATCCTTTCCGGAAAACATGCGCACAGATTTTAGGATTGACGAAATCAGGCTTTTTGCCAAAGGGATCTGTGAAAACTGCCTGGAAAGTTTGCAATAGTATTGCATGCCTTTTCCCTGTAGCTTTGTTTTAAAATTACGAAATATGGAACAATGCTGCAGCACAAAAACGAAAGATAAACTCAACAATTCCGAACATACAGGCCACAACCATGATCATGGGCATGACCATTCTCATGATACCGCCGGGAAAACAACACTTCAGATGTTTATGCCTGCCCTTATTTCGTTTGGAATTCTGCTGTCCGGAATTGTACTGGATAATTTTTCCCAACCCGAATGGTTTTCTGGATGGATCAGGCTCATCTGGTATCTCATAGCTTATGTTCCTGTAGGACTCCCGGTACTGAAAGAAGCATGGCAGAGCATCATTCACGGGGATGTCTTTTCAGAATTTTTTCTGATGGGTGTGGCTACAATAGGAGCTTTTGCCATCGGAGAATATCCTGAAGGTGTTGCAGTAATGCTGTTCTACTCCGTAGGGGAAGTTTTTCAGGCCATGGCTGTGACCCGTGCAACCACCAATATAAAATCTCTTCTCGACCAGCGACCGGATGAAGTGGTAGTCATCAGGGATTCGCGTACGCACATGGTAAAAGCGGAAACCGTACAAATTGGAGAAATCATCCAGCTGAAATCCGGGGAGAAACTGGGACTTGATGGCGAGCTCCTTTCGGAAAAAGCTTCCTTCAACACCGCTGCGCTTACCGGGGAAAGTAAACCTGATACCAAGATGCAAGGAGAGGCGGTTCTCGCGGGCATGATCAACCTGAATACCGTAAGCCAGGTAAAGGTTACTGCTGCCTATAAAGACAGCAAGCTGAGTAAAATACTCGAGTTGGTACAGAATGCCACAGCACAGAAGGCACCAACAGAACTCTTTATCCGGAAATTTGCCAAAATATACACGCCGATCGTCGTTTTCCTGGCTATAGCCATTACTTTTCTGCCTTACTTCTTTGTGACGGATTATATATTCAGAGACTGGCTGTACAGAGCATTGGTATTTCTTGTGATATCATGTCCCTGTGCATTGGTGATTTCCATCCCGTTAGGCTATTTCGGCGGGATAGGCGCCGGAAGCAGGAACGGTATCCTGATCAAGGGAAGTACATTTCTGGACAGGCTTGCTACCATTCAGGAAGTTGTCATGGATAAAACAGGAACCTTAACTGAGGGTGTTTTCAAAGTCCAGTCCGCAAATTTTACGGAAGGAACGGATGTTGCTGAAGTGTTGAAGATGGTCAATGTCCTGGAAAGCAAGAGCACACATCCCGTTGCGACGGCAATTCATCAGTATGCGGGGGCAATAGATCATTCAATCGTTGTGGAGAAGGTGGAAGAAATAGCAGGATATGGTATGAAAGCCAGGATCAACGGAAAAGATTTGTTGGTGGGGAATTTCAGGATGATGGACCAATTCGGCATCCCTTATAATATCGATGTACAGAATGATACATATACGCTTATTGCGGTTGCTTATGATCATCAATTTGCAGGATACTTTACGATTGCCGATGCGATTAAACCTGATGCCAGAGCGGCTATTGATCAGCTGAAGGCATTAAAGATCAGAGCAACCATGCTTAGTGGGGATAAATCTTCAGTGGTCAGGCATGTAGCCGATGAACTGGGAATTGCAAATGCCTACGGTGATCTTTTACCGGAAGATAAGGTTAATAAAGTCAAAGAAATCAAAGCCGGGAACAGAAGCGTAGCTTTTGTAGGGGATGGGGTCAATGATGCTCCGGTAGTCGCTTTAAGTGATGTAGGGATTGCTATGGGCGGATTGGGAAGTGATGCGACCATAGAAACTGCAGATATCGTAATTCAGGATGACAGGCCAGGAAAAATCCCTATGGCCATCTCCATCGGAAGGCAGACCAAGAAAATTGTCTGGCAGAATATTATTCTGGCATTTGTGGTAAAAGCCGTTGTGCTGATCCTGGGCGCCGGAGGAATTGCCAATATGTGGGAGGCTGTTTTTGCTGACGTAGGCGTAGCATTGCTGGCGATTGTGAATGCCGTGCGTATCCAGAGGATGAATTTTAAATTGTCATAAGCACGGTAAAGTGCCCGTGAAATATTAAGGTAGCTTTTGAAAGATCTGTTCAGAAAGCTACCTTAGTAGCGTTTTACCGTGTAGTTGCCAATACTGACTTTCATCATGACAATACTGTGGAGTGTTTCAAATTTGTATCTTTGTAAGAGATAAAACCGGTTTGAAGTATATCATATCCATATTCATCATCTTTATGATTGCAGTACGTCCTGTGCTGCCACTGGTGAATTATGCTGTGAATTATGATTATATCACCAAAAATCTTTGCGAAAACAGAACGGTTCCGCAATCTACCTGTAAAGGTAAATGCTACCTTGAAAAAGAGCTTTCCAAAACGGAAAAACAGTCTGGGAATGTTCAGGCGTCAAAAGTTTCTGCTCCGGATCATTTCCTTACCCGTGAAATTCTTTCCGTCACCAATCTTGTAGTCTTCACACAGATGAGCCATAAGGATTTCATCTATTCTGATTCATATACCCGGGAATACTGTACCGGTGTTTTCCATCCTCCATTGTGCTGACCCAGATATGATCATTCTGATTGCTGAAATCAGTGGCAGATCAGTAGTCTGTTAAGTATTCTTTAAGATTCAGGTTGAATATAAATATACCTGTTCGGAATCAGTATTATTTTAATTACCTTTAACAATGAAAAAGCATCTTTTTCTGACGTTTCTTACGTCAGTATCTTTATGTGCCTGCGCTCAGGAGGCTCCTAAAGTAAAACATAAAAAAACAGTGACCCTGTCTGAGCAGGAGCTCAAGAATATTAAGGTTGTAAACGCCGAAGATCCGGTATGTCATATGAAGACGGCCGAGTTTTTAAAAGATACGGCTGTTTACCAGCATAAAACGTACGGTTTTTGCAGTGCTTCGTGCAAAGAAGAATTTAAAAAAAGACCAGCCAAGTATGTCCGCCAGTAAGAAGAAAACCAGTAATGCCAAAAACAAAATCATCATTCCCCTGGTGGTTTTTGCCCTCCTGTTCGTCGGGATTGGTATCGGGATGAGCTATTTCAGGAGCAGCCTGT
This genomic window contains:
- the pckA gene encoding phosphoenolpyruvate carboxykinase (ATP); the encoded protein is MRNAKIIRDLEKLGIRGDYELLYNPSYEELYQAEVSSDNQGFEKAELTESGAVSVKTGIFTGRSPKDRYIVQDDVTRDTIFWDGKVNLPTTPEVFRSCKELVLNQLSDAKKIYVVDAFCGTNADTRLKVRFIVEVAWQAHFVTNMFIRPSHYELEHFGEPDFTVINGSKVTNPHWEAQELNSENFIMFNLTEKIQIIGGTWYGGEMKKGMFAIMNYYLPLKGMASMHCSANVGEDGDVALFFGLSGTGKTTLSADPKRYLIGDDEHGWDNNGVFNYEGGCYAKVIDLSAEKEPDIFRAIKRDALLENVVVNNGIADYSDGSITENTRVSYPIYHINKIVLPSKAGHAKKIVYLSADAFGVLPPVSILDEDQAQYHFLCGYTSKLAGTERGITAPEPSFSPAFGEAFLTLHPTMYSKTLISKMKEYGAKAYLVNTGWNGTGKRISLKDTRAIIDAIIDGSIEDAPKARIPIMNLEIPVQLPNVSEGILDPRQTYADVAEWEEKAKDLASKYIKNFEQYCNTEEGKKLVSSGPQLEKQTTN
- a CDS encoding type II 3-dehydroquinate dehydratase; protein product: MKILIINGPNLNLLGTREPDIYGTISMEDYLDQLRSEFPGLELEYYQSNIEGEIINYLQKHEFEALVINPGAYTHYSYAIADCLKNISKPKIEVHISNIYKREAFRQKSVTAANTDAVLSGFGMEGYRLALLSLTGV
- a CDS encoding YHS domain-containing protein; its protein translation is MKKHLFLTFLTSVSLCACAQEAPKVKHKKTVTLSEQELKNIKVVNAEDPVCHMKTAEFLKDTAVYQHKTYGFCSASCKEEFKKRPAKYVRQ
- a CDS encoding Fur family transcriptional regulator; amino-acid sequence: MKQDIENKLIGKNTRPTSMRILVYDFLSSQEAAMSLSEIENHFDHADRTTIYRTLKTFEEKGIVHGIQENATTKYKLCHDGCNENTHKDWHLHFYCKICQQTTCKEDISFPENMRTDFRIDEIRLFAKGICENCLESLQ
- a CDS encoding helix-turn-helix domain-containing protein, yielding MNKKEESIEKLKEELMDRYVILMLTVMSIYTCIFIFYIPDKVMSWYLSAEILFLGYTYLLMRRRFSTTFIVHLYLMITPLYNFYIILAFWEYSVASFCWLLPIPLGAYVFFSRKEIWMYTLYVLSMISVSYFVANNFSFDFPKHTQKEVLFTDTMVFISNILVVSLLIYYNDKIRKAEMFFRFENIGSTIADDKKTHQQPSEDSDTTIENMEKLFSRIEDSMNEKMLFKDTKFNLSALSVELDVNNTYISRAIRSQGYPNFNNYLNTYRINHVKQLLSEVDFQKATFMYVYTEAGFSNQSTFNRVFKQIEGITPSEYFQKHLSNTL
- a CDS encoding heavy metal translocating P-type ATPase: MEQCCSTKTKDKLNNSEHTGHNHDHGHDHSHDTAGKTTLQMFMPALISFGILLSGIVLDNFSQPEWFSGWIRLIWYLIAYVPVGLPVLKEAWQSIIHGDVFSEFFLMGVATIGAFAIGEYPEGVAVMLFYSVGEVFQAMAVTRATTNIKSLLDQRPDEVVVIRDSRTHMVKAETVQIGEIIQLKSGEKLGLDGELLSEKASFNTAALTGESKPDTKMQGEAVLAGMINLNTVSQVKVTAAYKDSKLSKILELVQNATAQKAPTELFIRKFAKIYTPIVVFLAIAITFLPYFFVTDYIFRDWLYRALVFLVISCPCALVISIPLGYFGGIGAGSRNGILIKGSTFLDRLATIQEVVMDKTGTLTEGVFKVQSANFTEGTDVAEVLKMVNVLESKSTHPVATAIHQYAGAIDHSIVVEKVEEIAGYGMKARINGKDLLVGNFRMMDQFGIPYNIDVQNDTYTLIAVAYDHQFAGYFTIADAIKPDARAAIDQLKALKIRATMLSGDKSSVVRHVADELGIANAYGDLLPEDKVNKVKEIKAGNRSVAFVGDGVNDAPVVALSDVGIAMGGLGSDATIETADIVIQDDRPGKIPMAISIGRQTKKIVWQNIILAFVVKAVVLILGAGGIANMWEAVFADVGVALLAIVNAVRIQRMNFKLS